The nucleotide sequence CTTGCCTTCGATTGCCAGCCGATGCAGCGGCGTCACGCCCAACCAGTTCGGCGTGCGGGGATCGATTCCGTGGTCCAGCAACCAGCGCGCATGTTCCACGGATTTCGCGCCGTTGAACGTCTTCTTGCTGAGTACGCTGGGCTGAAAACGCATTACGAGCCTCAGCACCTCCTCATCGTCCGTCGACATGTGCTCGTATACGCACAACTGCGGATTGGCCGTCAGCATCAAGGCGAGCGCTTCGATGTCGCCGTCGTAGCTCGCCAGTTCCGCGTCCAGCATGCCGCCGTGGGAAGCCAGCAACTTCAAGATTTCCGCCGGAGCGCCATCGCGTTTGGCCCGCCAATAGCAGTTGCCTGAGGACTCGACGTGACCGCTTGCATTCGCGCCGTGCGCGAGCAGTAACTTCACGATCTCCCAATGCTTCCCGCCGATCGCCTCGTACAGCGCGCCGCCGAACGGCGCGACCGCTTCCGGACGATTCGGATCAGCGCCGCGCTCCAACAACAATCGCACCACTTCGAGATGCCCGCCCTTGGCCGCGCAGCGGAGCGGTACGCCGTTGTAGTAATCGGACGACGTGGGCAATTCGTTCGCCCGCTCCGGACGTTCGTCCAACAGCGCACGCACGCGCTCCAAGTCGCCCAGTTGCGCGGCAGTGCTGATGTCATAGTACGCTCCCCGGGCGATCAAGTAGCCGATCAGCACCTCGTGAGGACGGATCAACCAGCGCGGGACGTCGCGCCAGCCGCGGTAGTGGTAGTCGCCGTTGGTGAGGTCGATTGGCTTCGCGTTGTCAGGACGCATGGCCTCGATGTCGGCGCCGCGAGCCAGCAACAGGTCGATCAGCGGCATCTGCCGGGTCATCACAGCCCAATGAATCGGCTTGTTGCCAAAGCCGTCCGCCATGTGCAATAGCTCAGGCCGAGCGTCGAGCAGGCGCCCAACCTCGGCGGCGTCACGCGCGCGAATCGGCTCAGGCAACAACACTCCGTCCGGCGCGATTTGAAACCGTGTCCAGAGCGTTGCGTCCAACAACGCAGCAATTTCCACGTAGCCGCGTTCGCGGGCCATCGTTGGCGGCCAGGGGAGATTACTGGGATTCTTGGGTCGATAGCTCGGCTGATAGCCCAGCCCGTCGCACATCGGGCCAGCACCAGCATCAAGCAACAACCGCACCGCCTCCAACTGATTGCTTCGGACCGCAAAAAACAGCGGCCGATAGTATTGATACCCGCAGTCGACGAGCGACGGCTCGCGAGCGATCAAGGCCTGCAGGGTTGCAATATCCCCATCGGCCGCGGAGCGCAACATGGCCCAGACATCATTCCCGCGGCCCCGCGACCAGGGCAGATACTCATCGGTACGCAGGCCTTCAGGTTGGTACATGGATATTGCGCCGCCTGTCTTATTCTTGCGTTTTGCCGGCAGTTCGCGTAAGCGAGATTCGTTCGAGGGACGCTACGTCACGCGTTTCACTGTTCGAACAGGATCGGCCGGCGACACTACGAAGTCTCCATTTTGGAACGCGTCCAAGGTGACGATTTTGACTTGCGCCAGGCATGCCAACCAAGCGGCAGATTTGCCAATGCGCGGATGGAATCATCAATTCCGAGCATCGATTTGAAACTCGCCACCGCCGCCTCGGCTTCAGGGGTCGGCCCACTATGCGGATGGAATTGCCATGCGCCATCGTCCGCGTCATGAGTCACATAGTAAACCCAATCGGCGCCATCGAGAATCTTCTTGCTCGTAAAAACGGCAGTGTTCTCGCTGTCACCGAATG is from Planctomycetia bacterium and encodes:
- a CDS encoding ankyrin repeat domain-containing protein, translating into MYQPEGLRTDEYLPWSRGRGNDVWAMLRSAADGDIATLQALIAREPSLVDCGYQYYRPLFFAVRSNQLEAVRLLLDAGAGPMCDGLGYQPSYRPKNPSNLPWPPTMARERGYVEIAALLDATLWTRFQIAPDGVLLPEPIRARDAAEVGRLLDARPELLHMADGFGNKPIHWAVMTRQMPLIDLLLARGADIEAMRPDNAKPIDLTNGDYHYRGWRDVPRWLIRPHEVLIGYLIARGAYYDISTAAQLGDLERVRALLDERPERANELPTSSDYYNGVPLRCAAKGGHLEVVRLLLERGADPNRPEAVAPFGGALYEAIGGKHWEIVKLLLAHGANASGHVESSGNCYWRAKRDGAPAEILKLLASHGGMLDAELASYDGDIEALALMLTANPQLCVYEHMSTDDEEVLRLVMRFQPSVLSKKTFNGAKSVEHARWLLDHGIDPRTPNWLGVTPLHRLAIEGKIEMAALCLEYGAEIDPIDDEYSSTPLGWAARAGRKEMLEWLLERGANANAPADIAWAQPLAWAELFGHAEVADVLRQALKV